From Arcobacter sp. CECT 8986, a single genomic window includes:
- a CDS encoding YrbL family protein: MLILKEEDFIGKGSERACYLHPEDKNKAVKVTYKNNKREKNKQSQKEIDYYNELIKKGMNDWQHLPKFYGEVQTNHGEGFIIEVVRDYNGEVSKTFAHYIKENGVDFYKKELEEYKDYFLRNKIIFNYGMMPKNILLRKRSEDKFELVLIDGLGDVSHFTLPNKIPYFARRRIRRRWDKFINKYIKK; encoded by the coding sequence GTGCTTATTTTAAAAGAAGAAGACTTTATAGGAAAAGGTAGTGAAAGAGCTTGCTATTTACACCCAGAAGATAAAAATAAAGCAGTAAAAGTAACTTATAAAAATAATAAAAGAGAGAAAAATAAACAATCTCAAAAAGAGATTGATTACTATAATGAGTTAATAAAAAAAGGAATGAATGATTGGCAACATCTTCCTAAGTTTTATGGCGAAGTTCAGACTAATCATGGTGAAGGTTTTATAATTGAAGTTGTTAGAGATTATAATGGAGAGGTTTCTAAAACTTTTGCTCATTATATAAAAGAGAATGGAGTAGATTTTTATAAAAAAGAGCTAGAAGAGTATAAAGATTACTTTTTAAGAAATAAAATTATTTTTAATTATGGAATGATGCCTAAAAATATTCTTTTAAGAAAAAGAAGTGAAGATAAATTTGAATTAGTTTTAATTGATGGATTAGGTGATGTTTCTCATTTTACATTACCAAATAAAATCCCATATTTCGCTAGAAGAAGAATAAGACGAAGATGGGATAAGTTTATAAATAAATATATTAAAAAGTAG
- a CDS encoding glycosyltransferase family 4 protein encodes MKNKNILEVCLSPDLGGLELYMANCSNQFSNEFNVTCVVAKVSKLKDYITNIEKFELSRKSSFSISNAFKLANIIDKKNIDIVHLHWTKDIPIIVLAKLFSKRKPKIVQTRHMNMTRFKNDFYHKFLYKNIDTIICVTKSLEEQITKFIPNNIRPNLELVYLGANEAEILTDEQINSFKNSLEVGNSFMVGLIGRINEFKGQHLLIEAMKELKQKNLNIKAYIVGSAMSEEYLNKLKQKVNLYDLNDVLKFVGFTKEPYKFMQACDVVLMTSKNETFGLVTIEAMKNQTAVIASNSGGVLEIIEDEKSGLLFENQNANDLAKKIEILYNNEKLKDELAKSGKIKADRDFDNKKQFKKLITVFKRIGE; translated from the coding sequence ATGAAAAATAAAAATATATTAGAAGTCTGTTTATCTCCTGATTTAGGAGGTCTTGAACTTTATATGGCTAATTGTTCTAATCAATTTTCAAATGAGTTTAATGTAACTTGTGTTGTTGCAAAAGTTTCAAAATTAAAAGATTATATTACTAATATTGAAAAGTTTGAACTAAGCAGAAAGAGTAGTTTTTCTATTTCTAATGCATTTAAATTAGCAAATATAATTGATAAAAAAAATATTGATATTGTTCATTTGCATTGGACAAAAGATATTCCAATAATTGTGTTAGCAAAACTATTTTCAAAAAGAAAACCTAAAATTGTGCAGACTAGACATATGAATATGACTAGATTTAAAAATGATTTTTATCATAAGTTTTTATATAAAAATATTGATACTATTATTTGTGTTACAAAGTCTTTAGAAGAACAAATAACAAAATTTATTCCTAATAATATTAGACCTAATTTAGAATTAGTTTATTTAGGTGCAAATGAGGCTGAAATTTTAACTGATGAACAGATAAATAGTTTCAAAAACAGTTTAGAAGTTGGAAACTCTTTTATGGTTGGACTAATTGGTAGAATAAATGAGTTTAAAGGTCAACATCTTTTGATTGAGGCAATGAAAGAACTAAAACAAAAAAATTTAAATATTAAAGCTTATATTGTTGGTTCTGCAATGAGTGAAGAATATTTAAACAAATTAAAGCAAAAAGTTAATTTATATGATTTAAATGATGTTTTAAAATTTGTTGGTTTTACTAAAGAACCATATAAATTTATGCAAGCTTGTGATGTAGTTTTAATGACTTCAAAAAATGAAACTTTTGGTTTGGTTACAATAGAAGCGATGAAAAATCAAACAGCTGTAATTGCTTCAAATAGTGGTGGTGTTTTAGAAATAATTGAAGATGAAAAGAGTGGTTTACTTTTTGAAAATCAAAATGCAAATGATTTAGCAAAAAAAATTGAGATATTGTATAACAATGAAAAATTAAAAGATGAATTAGCAAAGTCTGGAAAAATTAAAGCAGATAGAGATTTTGATAACAAAAAGCAATTTAAGAAGTTAATAACAGTATTTAAAAGAATAGGAGAATAA
- a CDS encoding O-antigen ligase family protein — MTNILKAPSQNVKDKITLWLNHLLVLYAFLIPINNNAKSSLFFTMLVLFLYRRDYWFYLKDAFSNRIVQAFLIFYLINAFGMLYTENITFGKAHMDKAKYLLFPLMFLSFLDVRFAFRIIGAFVLGMFFTELISYAINFSLLPTSFYIGKYEIYETTLFSPAPFYNHIRHNYGLAIVISYLLYQFLNKKDVSLKVKIFSIIFMTTATLNMSFIAGRTGYVIYIISILIVFILTYRERLIKAFLVALILLSTISFLGYKYSSTINIRVNQTIDSVKKVIENEDYNTSVGQRMGLTKYGFELFEKNIFFGVGVGDFMDEVRKIIPDKYAYLKDKDIIANPHDTHIQILMQLGLFGYFGLIFMFYRIFTYQELSKYNKDLLIILSISILLYMVPSKFFETFSLPLFATFVSCLIVNKNYDIDYKPFSKNTFFFYLGFVILFLIIGITR, encoded by the coding sequence ATGACTAATATTTTAAAAGCTCCATCTCAAAATGTAAAAGATAAGATTACCTTATGGCTTAATCATCTTCTTGTTTTATATGCATTTTTGATTCCAATAAATAATAATGCAAAGAGTTCATTGTTTTTTACTATGTTAGTTCTTTTTTTATATAGAAGAGATTATTGGTTTTATTTAAAAGATGCCTTTTCAAATAGAATAGTTCAAGCCTTTTTGATTTTTTATTTAATAAATGCTTTTGGAATGTTATATACTGAGAATATTACTTTTGGAAAAGCGCATATGGATAAAGCAAAATATTTACTTTTCCCTTTAATGTTTTTATCTTTTTTGGATGTGAGATTTGCTTTTCGAATAATTGGAGCATTTGTTCTTGGAATGTTTTTTACAGAATTAATATCTTATGCAATTAATTTTTCTTTACTTCCTACATCATTTTATATAGGAAAATATGAAATATATGAAACAACTCTTTTTAGTCCTGCTCCATTTTATAATCATATAAGACATAATTATGGACTTGCAATTGTAATATCTTATTTGTTATATCAATTTTTGAATAAGAAAGATGTTTCTTTAAAAGTTAAAATATTTAGTATAATTTTTATGACAACTGCAACTTTAAATATGTCTTTTATTGCAGGAAGAACAGGTTATGTAATTTATATTATTTCTATTCTTATTGTATTTATTCTTACATATAGAGAAAGATTAATTAAAGCATTTTTGGTTGCATTAATTTTATTATCAACAATTAGTTTTTTAGGTTATAAATATTCTTCTACAATTAATATAAGAGTTAATCAGACTATTGATAGTGTTAAGAAAGTGATTGAAAATGAAGATTATAATACATCTGTTGGTCAAAGAATGGGACTTACTAAATATGGATTTGAACTTTTTGAAAAAAATATTTTCTTTGGTGTTGGTGTTGGAGATTTCATGGATGAAGTGAGAAAAATTATTCCTGATAAATATGCATATTTAAAAGATAAAGATATTATAGCAAATCCACATGATACCCATATTCAAATTTTAATGCAACTAGGACTCTTTGGATATTTTGGTTTGATTTTTATGTTTTATAGGATATTTACTTATCAAGAACTTAGCAAATATAATAAAGATTTATTAATAATTTTAAGTATATCAATTTTACTGTACATGGTACCTAGTAAATTTTTTGAAACATTTTCTTTACCATTATTTGCTACTTTTGTATCATGTTTAATTGTAAATAAAAATTATGATATAGATTATAAACCTTTTTCAAAGAATACCTTTTTCTTTTATTTAGGATTTGTTATACTTTTTTTAATAATTGGTATCACAAGATAA
- a CDS encoding glycosyltransferase, producing MKIVYISRSIIPSKTANSINVMRMCESFASLGHEVTLLAPWTKKLEEDNVKNPFSYYGVKENFKLKKLFSPNIKYLKKKIYSLRCLIEIEKIKPNIVYGRDDFFAFYLAQRKGHNVLFEVHEPFYKNDFQHKMFKKFIKNKYSNNLATISNKLKNIYSEEYNIPLNKILVIQSATIVSKDFNTIPLNCEKFRNKVNVGYIGSLFKGRGIEIIIHLASKFKDINFHVVGGKKKDIDFWLENSGNLENLYFHGFISPEKTYEYRNLCDILVAPYQTNEEGNRNSEYMSPIKIFEYMASKKAIICSDMSAIRETITDKEAILVDNKNYSEWEDALQSLANDSEKRKRMAEHAYTYCLSNFTYESRCNKILDFMKID from the coding sequence ATGAAAATAGTATATATATCAAGATCAATTATTCCTTCTAAAACGGCAAATAGTATTAATGTTATGAGAATGTGTGAATCATTTGCATCTTTAGGTCATGAGGTTACTCTTTTAGCTCCATGGACAAAAAAATTAGAAGAGGATAATGTAAAAAATCCTTTTTCTTATTATGGAGTTAAAGAAAACTTTAAACTTAAGAAACTTTTTTCTCCAAATATTAAATATCTAAAAAAGAAAATTTATTCATTAAGATGTTTAATTGAAATAGAAAAAATTAAGCCAAATATTGTATATGGACGAGATGATTTTTTTGCTTTTTATTTAGCGCAAAGAAAAGGTCATAATGTATTGTTTGAAGTGCATGAACCTTTTTATAAAAATGATTTTCAACATAAAATGTTTAAAAAATTTATTAAAAATAAATATTCTAATAACTTAGCAACTATTTCAAACAAATTAAAAAATATTTATAGTGAAGAGTATAATATTCCTTTAAATAAAATACTTGTTATTCAAAGTGCAACTATTGTATCAAAAGATTTTAATACAATTCCTTTAAATTGTGAGAAATTTAGAAATAAAGTAAATGTAGGATATATAGGAAGCCTTTTTAAAGGAAGAGGGATAGAAATAATTATACACTTAGCCTCAAAATTTAAAGATATAAATTTTCATGTAGTAGGTGGAAAGAAAAAAGATATTGATTTTTGGTTAGAAAATAGTGGTAATTTAGAAAATTTATATTTTCATGGTTTTATTAGTCCAGAAAAAACTTATGAATATAGAAATTTATGTGATATTCTTGTTGCTCCTTATCAGACAAATGAAGAGGGGAATAGGAATAGTGAATATATGTCTCCTATTAAAATTTTTGAGTATATGGCTTCTAAAAAGGCAATAATTTGTTCAGATATGTCTGCAATAAGAGAAACAATAACAGATAAAGAAGCTATCTTAGTAGATAATAAAAATTATAGTGAATGGGAAGATGCATTACAAAGCTTAGCTAATGATAGTGAAAAAAGAAAAAGAATGGCTGAACACGCATATACTTATTGTTTAAGTAATTTTACTTATGAATCAAGATGTAATAAAATTCTAGATTTTATGAAAATAGATTAA
- a CDS encoding glycosyltransferase has protein sequence MKQKTAIICLSRVNGGMELASVKLARLLSKEVETHFIARDNSYIINKKEHFSNYKINVHEVNSKSNLSLSLIKAVRQILIKNSIKNIIFLGASEMKSLYFATLGLNINFIIRQGSKKTTSKKDIFHKLFYSNVNYFVGNCEYMKKNIIDILPIPKNAKVTRIYSSLKFDDNINFNVFDGTVKIIHVGRVHPGKGQFEAIKTCETLHKNNIDFSIKFLGDIQDKEYYSKIENYLKNCEYSKNIEFVGYTSEVKKYLQKSDIFLFPSLGEGMSNAIIESLGFGLIPIIYDDTSSPEFKDLGFHIYLTKNNNVNDLKEILLNVSSNIKEEKFKAKENHKKALEIFALKREQREYLELLV, from the coding sequence ATGAAACAAAAAACTGCAATTATATGTTTATCAAGAGTAAATGGAGGAATGGAATTAGCCTCTGTAAAACTTGCAAGATTGCTAAGTAAAGAAGTGGAAACTCACTTCATAGCAAGAGACAATAGCTACATCATAAACAAAAAAGAGCACTTTTCAAATTATAAAATAAATGTCCATGAAGTTAATTCCAAAAGTAATTTAAGCTTATCATTAATTAAAGCGGTAAGACAGATACTTATAAAAAATAGTATTAAAAATATTATCTTCTTAGGTGCTTCAGAGATGAAGTCTTTATACTTTGCAACACTTGGATTAAATATAAATTTTATAATAAGACAAGGTTCAAAAAAAACCACTTCAAAAAAAGATATATTTCATAAACTTTTTTATTCAAATGTTAACTATTTTGTTGGAAATTGTGAATATATGAAAAAAAATATTATAGATATTTTACCAATACCTAAAAATGCAAAAGTAACAAGAATTTACTCATCATTAAAATTTGATGATAATATCAATTTTAATGTATTTGATGGAACAGTCAAAATTATTCATGTAGGTAGAGTTCATCCAGGTAAAGGGCAATTTGAAGCAATAAAAACATGTGAAACTTTGCATAAAAACAATATTGATTTTAGTATTAAATTTTTAGGAGATATTCAAGATAAAGAATACTATTCTAAAATAGAAAACTACTTAAAAAATTGTGAATATAGTAAGAATATTGAATTTGTTGGATATACAAGTGAAGTGAAAAAATATTTACAAAAAAGTGATATTTTTCTTTTTCCTAGCTTAGGAGAAGGGATGAGTAATGCAATAATTGAATCTTTAGGATTTGGACTTATTCCAATTATCTACGATGATACATCTTCTCCAGAATTTAAAGATTTAGGATTTCATATTTATTTAACAAAAAATAATAATGTAAATGATTTAAAAGAGATTCTTTTAAATGTATCAAGTAATATAAAAGAAGAAAAATTCAAAGCAAAAGAAAATCATAAAAAAGCATTAGAAATATTTGCTTTAAAAAGAGAGCAAAGAGAGTATTTAGAGCTTTTAGTTTAA
- a CDS encoding glycosyltransferase family 2 protein, translating into MKITANIITLNEEKNIEEVIKSVQEVCNEVLVIDSLSSDKTCEIAERLGAKVIKQEYLGDGPQKAFGAPFAKNDWILSIDADERLDLNAIEEIKKLDLDSTSYDAFSFARKTYVGKNFIKLWYPDRVARLYNRRKCAYSTAKGHARVQTENVCDLEADMLHYSYEDYAHMIRTTEKFIKRGAILAYEDGKRANIFDPFIHGIGALFKTLILKKGIFHGINGLNVAVISAFSSYMKYALMLEMQKNEK; encoded by the coding sequence TTGAAAATTACAGCAAATATAATAACACTAAATGAAGAAAAAAATATAGAAGAAGTTATAAAATCAGTACAAGAAGTATGTAATGAAGTATTGGTTATTGATTCATTAAGTAGTGATAAAACATGTGAAATTGCAGAAAGATTGGGTGCAAAAGTTATAAAACAAGAGTATTTAGGTGATGGACCACAAAAAGCTTTTGGTGCACCATTTGCAAAAAATGATTGGATATTAAGTATTGATGCAGATGAAAGATTAGATTTAAATGCAATTGAAGAGATTAAAAAATTAGATTTGGATAGCACTTCTTATGATGCGTTCTCTTTTGCTAGAAAAACATATGTAGGTAAAAATTTCATAAAATTGTGGTATCCAGATAGAGTGGCAAGACTATATAATAGAAGAAAATGTGCTTATTCAACTGCAAAAGGACATGCAAGAGTTCAAACAGAAAATGTTTGTGATTTAGAAGCTGATATGTTACATTACTCTTATGAAGATTATGCTCATATGATAAGAACAACTGAAAAATTTATCAAAAGGGGTGCAATTTTAGCCTATGAAGATGGAAAACGCGCAAATATTTTTGATCCATTTATTCATGGAATAGGAGCTTTATTTAAAACATTGATTTTAAAAAAAGGTATATTTCATGGTATTAATGGTTTGAATGTTGCTGTGATATCTGCATTTAGTTCTTATATGAAATATGCATTGATGCTAGAGATGCAAAAGAATGAAAAATAA